A DNA window from Streptomyces canus contains the following coding sequences:
- a CDS encoding glycoside hydrolase family 25 protein — MLRGIDVSAYQSSTFSTEGLAFVFIKATEGRSYTNPKLSAQTKHAREAGLVVGFYHFLWPGNLTAQAEYFVKHAPEKGGDILAVDWETTGDGTHATNAEKDSFIRKVKQLRPKNPVVLYTNRHYWLTVDTTSYAGDGLWIADYVTAGKPRIKAKWRFHQYTDDPVDKNVADFASKAALREWATEA; from the coding sequence ATGCTCCGCGGCATCGATGTCAGCGCCTACCAGTCGTCCACCTTCAGCACGGAGGGCCTCGCCTTCGTCTTCATCAAGGCGACGGAGGGCCGCTCCTACACCAACCCGAAACTCTCCGCCCAGACCAAGCACGCCCGCGAGGCCGGACTGGTCGTGGGCTTCTACCACTTCCTGTGGCCCGGCAATCTCACCGCCCAGGCCGAGTACTTCGTCAAACACGCCCCCGAGAAGGGGGGCGACATCCTCGCGGTCGACTGGGAGACGACGGGCGACGGCACCCACGCGACGAACGCGGAGAAGGACAGCTTCATCCGCAAGGTGAAGCAGCTGCGCCCGAAAAATCCGGTCGTTCTCTACACAAACAGGCACTACTGGCTGACAGTCGACACGACGTCGTACGCCGGCGACGGCCTCTGGATCGCCGACTACGTCACGGCCGGCAAGCCCCGCATCAAGGCCAAGTGGCGCTTCCACCAGTACACCGACGACCCTGTGGACAAGAACGTCGCCGACTTCGCGAGCAAAGCTGCCCTACGCGAGTGGGCCACCGAAGCCTGA
- a CDS encoding MOSC domain-containing protein, with protein sequence MGGKIAAVSSNGTYSFTKPNRESITLLAGFGVEGDVHGGATVKHRGRMAKDPSQPNLRQVHLMHEELFEELRVAGFEVGAGQLGENVTTRGVDLLGLSVGTLLHLGDEAVVEVTGLRNPCAQIDGFRKGLLKEVVGRGPDGGVRFKSGIMGVVAVGGVVRPGDTIRIEPPDGPHRPLDIV encoded by the coding sequence ATGGGCGGGAAGATCGCTGCGGTCAGCAGCAACGGGACGTACTCCTTCACCAAGCCGAACCGCGAGAGCATCACGCTGCTCGCCGGGTTCGGGGTGGAGGGGGATGTTCACGGCGGGGCGACGGTGAAGCATCGGGGCCGGATGGCGAAGGATCCCTCGCAGCCGAATCTCCGGCAGGTGCACCTGATGCACGAGGAGTTGTTCGAGGAGCTCCGCGTGGCCGGGTTCGAGGTCGGCGCCGGGCAGCTCGGGGAGAACGTGACGACGCGGGGCGTCGACCTGCTGGGGCTCTCGGTGGGGACCCTGCTGCATCTGGGCGACGAGGCCGTCGTCGAGGTGACCGGTCTGCGGAATCCGTGTGCGCAGATCGACGGCTTCCGCAAGGGCCTGCTGAAGGAGGTCGTCGGACGGGGTCCGGACGGGGGCGTCCGCTTCAAATCCGGGATCATGGGTGTCGTCGCGGTGGGAGGTGTGGTGCGTCCCGGGGACACGATCCGGATCGAGCCGCCGGACGGACCGCACCGGCCGCTCGACATCGTGTGA
- a CDS encoding FadR/GntR family transcriptional regulator — protein MPLGPVRPSPLVEQAAERLREQITAGHWPVGTKLPGETTLAKELGVGRSTVREALRALAGAGLVQPRQGAGVFVTATQTVEDWPTRLRRAAVTDVYEVRTAVEVHAARLAARRRTPEDVTAMERALEGRRAASASSDAAFVDADITFHAAVVAAAHNPVLADLFREFTPVLREGLIELLALTALRDVDPNTADEAHAALVRAVADGDAEGAAGILRAELEDPFGG, from the coding sequence ATGCCGCTGGGCCCCGTCCGCCCCAGTCCCCTGGTCGAACAGGCCGCCGAGCGGCTGCGTGAGCAGATCACCGCGGGCCACTGGCCCGTGGGCACCAAGCTGCCCGGTGAGACCACACTCGCGAAGGAACTGGGCGTCGGCCGCTCAACGGTCCGCGAGGCGCTGCGGGCGCTGGCCGGGGCGGGGCTGGTGCAGCCGAGGCAGGGCGCGGGGGTCTTCGTCACCGCGACGCAGACGGTGGAGGACTGGCCCACGCGTCTGCGCCGGGCCGCGGTCACGGACGTCTACGAGGTCCGCACGGCGGTGGAGGTCCACGCGGCCCGCCTCGCCGCGCGCCGCCGTACCCCCGAGGACGTGACGGCGATGGAACGCGCGCTGGAAGGCCGGCGGGCCGCCTCCGCATCCTCCGACGCGGCCTTCGTCGACGCGGACATCACCTTCCACGCCGCGGTGGTCGCGGCCGCGCACAACCCCGTACTCGCCGACCTGTTCAGGGAGTTCACCCCCGTCCTGCGCGAGGGCCTGATCGAGTTGCTGGCCCTGACCGCCCTGCGCGACGTCGACCCCAACACCGCGGACGAGGCCCACGCGGCACTGGTCCGGGCGGTGGCGGACGGGGACGCGGAGGGGGCGGCGGGGATTCTGCGAGCCGAGCTGGAGGATCCGTTCGGGGGCTGA
- a CDS encoding L-serine ammonia-lyase, producing MAISVFDLFSIGIGPSSSHTVGPMRAARMFARRLRNEELLPSVASVRCELYGSLGATGHGHGTPKAVLLGLEGASPRTVDVENADDRVAEIKAAGVLKLLGEREIPFSFDDDLVLHRRKTLPYHANGMTVWAYDASGAELMSKTYYSVGGGFVVDQDAVGADRIKLDDTVLKYPFRTGDELLRLTKETGLSISALMLENERAWRTEDEIRTGLLEIWEVMRACVQRGMTREGILPGGLRVRRRAAVTARQLRAEGDPLAHSMEWITLYAMAVNEENAAGGRVVTAPTNGAAGIIPAVLHYYMNFVPGADDEGVVRFMLAAGAIGMLFKENASISGAEVGCQGEVGSACSMAAGALAEVLGGSPEQVENAAEIGMEHNLGLTCDPVGGLVQIPCIERNGMAAVKAVTAAKMALRGDGSHKVSLDKVIKTMKETGADMSVKYKETARGGLAVNIIEC from the coding sequence GTGGCCATCTCGGTCTTCGACCTGTTCTCGATCGGCATCGGCCCGTCCAGCTCCCACACGGTCGGCCCGATGCGCGCGGCCCGTATGTTCGCCCGTCGCCTGCGCAACGAGGAGCTGCTGCCCTCCGTCGCCTCGGTGCGCTGCGAGCTCTACGGCTCCCTGGGCGCGACCGGTCACGGCCACGGCACCCCGAAGGCGGTGCTGCTCGGCCTGGAGGGTGCCTCCCCGCGCACCGTGGACGTGGAGAACGCGGACGACCGGGTGGCGGAGATCAAGGCCGCGGGCGTCCTGAAGCTGCTCGGCGAGCGTGAGATCCCCTTCTCCTTCGACGACGACCTGGTCCTGCACCGCCGCAAGACGCTCCCGTACCACGCGAACGGCATGACGGTGTGGGCGTACGACGCCTCGGGCGCCGAACTCATGTCGAAGACGTACTACTCGGTGGGCGGCGGGTTCGTCGTCGACCAGGACGCGGTGGGCGCGGACCGGATCAAGCTCGACGACACGGTGCTGAAGTACCCCTTCCGCACCGGCGACGAGTTGCTGCGGCTGACGAAGGAGACCGGGCTGTCGATCTCCGCCCTGATGCTGGAGAACGAACGCGCCTGGCGCACCGAGGACGAGATCCGCACCGGGCTGCTGGAGATCTGGGAGGTCATGCGGGCCTGCGTGCAGCGTGGCATGACCCGCGAGGGCATCCTGCCGGGCGGCCTTCGGGTGCGCCGCCGCGCCGCGGTGACCGCGCGCCAACTCCGCGCCGAGGGCGATCCGTTGGCGCACTCCATGGAGTGGATCACGCTGTACGCGATGGCGGTGAACGAGGAGAACGCGGCGGGCGGCCGGGTGGTGACCGCGCCGACCAACGGGGCCGCAGGCATCATCCCCGCGGTGCTCCACTACTACATGAACTTCGTGCCCGGCGCCGACGACGAGGGCGTCGTTCGGTTCATGCTGGCCGCCGGGGCGATCGGCATGCTCTTCAAGGAGAACGCGTCCATCTCCGGCGCGGAGGTCGGCTGCCAGGGCGAGGTCGGCTCGGCCTGCTCGATGGCCGCGGGCGCCCTCGCCGAGGTCCTCGGCGGCTCCCCCGAACAGGTCGAGAACGCCGCCGAGATCGGCATGGAGCACAACCTGGGTCTGACGTGCGACCCGGTCGGCGGGCTGGTCCAGATCCCCTGCATCGAGCGCAACGGCATGGCCGCGGTCAAGGCGGTGACGGCGGCGAAGATGGCCCTGCGGGGGGACGGCTCGCACAAGGTGTCCCTCGACAAGGTCATCAAGACGATGAAGGAGACCGGGGCCGACATGAGCGTGAAGTACAAGGAGACGGCCCGGGGCGGGCTGGCGGTGAACATCATCGAGTGCTGA